The genomic segment ACGAGCTAGNTTGCTACGAGCCTAGGACCATATCAATagtaaaaccaagaaaagaagaagtggGGGGAGTGGTTAAAGAAGACATGTGATCGTTCTGACAAAACCGCCTTATCCTCCATTATCTCAGTTATGAATCTGTTTGCAGTCTTTGTCTCGCTTTTataattctctgttttcttctattCTCTTACTTCAACGAAATTAtgattctcttttgttttttactttcttcCAACATTTCTTTCTCACGAAGGTATCTTTTCCAATGTCTTCATCTCAAAGATTTAACTTTCTGAAGTTACTAGAAGCGTTTATATGTGTGTCAAAAGATTACAAACCCCACTTGGATGTGTCATATAATCCATGCTCAAATAAATTTTGGAGGCACACAAGTAGTCCCatgtatttaaaaattaaagaattcaTTTAAGTTCAACAATTTtatagtcattttttttttgtaaaataacgTATACGTTaagtatatgaatatatatattgactttgATTTGTAAGATATGATCTTGCAAGAGTGAAAAGATTTATATCATCAACCGAAGTAAAAGTTGAGAAACTGCATGCAGGAAACGTAAGAAACTATACAACACAAAGTTTTGTTTCTACACTTTTTTGTAACCCTCAAGAACATGAAACAAACAATCTTTGTTACTAATGAAGATAAAGTttcaaaagaccaaaaaaataaaacggtAATTGAAAAAAACGAATGATCATCATTCCCCGAAAAATCTGTATACCTTTTTTGGGAACTCCATGATCATAATCTAATTTTCTCggctttttttttccctctcgTTAGCTGTAATATATGCGGTATCTGGAGGAGAAGATGATCTCTGATGTTTCTCTAAAACTTTTAGCAACAAATGAATAATATAGTAGAAAGGGTCTCTTGATCTGTATTTTTCTTTCAGTTCCTTTCTTGACGcttcgaagaagatgaagaaacttgTGTTGTATCTGTTAGTTTAGGTTCATGTTTATTTCTCTTACTTCTGCGTTTCGGTTTTCGTATTTTGGTGGAATGTTGTTGCTGCTTCGGTATCACCACGACTGTGTTGTCACCTTGGGATAATGGcatttgatctttctttttcgTTGGTGGCTCAGGAGGAACATCTGGCCATGGAGTGCGTTTGGCTGCGACTGTGATCTCTAGTGGAGGATCAATTATCCATCTGTAGTCaatgaacaagaaagataaacaGAATCAAACATCAATAACATTTAGACAGTATGAAGAAATCTTCTTCTCAGAGACAGTATATCACAATTCTCTGTCCTTCTAGTCTATAGACACATTCAATGTAAGAACTAGACCTGGTAAGTAACAGAGTTTAAAAGCCTTGAGTCAAAAAAGAGAAGTGAACAAGTCAAGTCATGAGACACTTATCAACTAGGATGAAATTGGACTGACCTCTCACGCAAATGGTTAGTAAAATTAGGTTTTAACAGTCCCAACTAATATATGGTACTAGTCAAAACGTACTAACTAATTTCCTAATTTGAAATTTGAGCATAAGTCCAGCAGATTAGTTACATTCATTGATACGAGCCTACTAAAAGTTGAAAAATGGGACTAGAAGATTGTAAAGATGATTAACAATTATGAATGGGACTATATAGGAGCAAAAAAAGGCATACCCTGGAGGAAATTTGCTATCAGCGCGTGCTTCAACACGAAGCCACCATAACAGAACCTGTCTTCCACAGCTTCCAAGAGGCTCCACCATTGAAGGATCCTTCAATAGAGACAAAGGACTCTCCAAACCCTCATTCTCATTCAACGAACCAAAGTCCTTAACCCACTCTGGCTTATTCTCAGCTTCCTCCCAAAGCAATCTCGAGTTCAACACAAACCCAGACCACTCTAGCTTTTGAGGCAAAACCGCAGCAACATCATCTATATAAACCGCACTCTTCCCCGCATATGGCAATGTATTAAAAATATGCCAACCAACCAACTGATCAGTTGAGTTACAAGCAGGACCTTGTACTGGCAACAAAGAGCTCTCCTCCTCTGCctctttctccatctcttttctcttatcCATCGACAAAACCATCTCTTCCGCATTTCCAGAATGTGCCAATATCCCAACAGAAACAGTACCAAACCACTTCACATTCTGAATCTCATCAAAGAACTCCATACTATGCATAttactatcatccgcaaacatgACAACCCCATCAAGCTTCTCTTCCTTCACAACTCTAAAACACAAAGAACATAGCTTTCAGCTCCACATTCACACACATTTcaaatcaagattaaaaaaaagcaacaaaattgACAAACCTCAAAGCTTGAAGTCTCATAAAGACTTCTAATTTACTACGATCCTCCCAAGTATTAGGCATTCTCTGATCAATCCCAACATGAATCGTCCTAATACCTGATTTAGCAATGATGGAAGCCGTCTCATTAGTAGCACCACCAGCTTCAACAATGACCCAAACCAGATCATAAggaacaagcatcaaagaatgCATCACACCGTTCAAATGCAAAGCTTGAAAAGTCCTCACATAAGTCGGAGTCACAGCTATAACCATCTTACTCCTCTTTACCCCAAAGACACTCTTTTGCTCCTTCTGAACTCTCTCTATAATCTGATGAGCTTTCATCACCTCAACCGGGTTCGGATGAGGCCAAGGACGGATCCGGATCCCGTGTCTCCCAACGACAACACGCGAGCTCTTTGTCGTTGAGGCCACCGTGAAGTTGTTGGTGGCTGCTCCGGGATCTAGACGACGGCCGAGGGTGTGAACATCGAGGTGCTTAACGGGTAAGTCAGGACGAAACGGAGCAGAGTAGAGATTGGTTGTGGTAGAAGAagtggagaagaggaagaagaagactaatcTGGAGAATCGAAACCCGAGAAGTAGACTAATCAAGCAACAGAGACAGTGCAGGATCAGCCAAAACAGAGCGATTAAAGACTTCCCGGAGCCGTCAACGGAAGAATCAACCGACGTCGGAGATCTAAAGCTGTTGCTACGGCGATTTAAGTAGCTCTGATGTAAAGCAGAG from the Camelina sativa cultivar DH55 chromosome 12, Cs, whole genome shotgun sequence genome contains:
- the LOC104729446 gene encoding probable beta-1,4-xylosyltransferase IRX14 → MKLSALHQSYLNRRSNSFRSPTSVDSSVDGSGKSLIALFWLILHCLCCLISLLLGFRFSRLVFFFLFSTSSTTTNLYSAPFRPDLPVKHLDVHTLGRRLDPGAATNNFTVASTTKSSRVVVGRHGIRIRPWPHPNPVEVMKAHQIIERVQKEQKSVFGVKRSKMVIAVTPTYVRTFQALHLNGVMHSLMLVPYDLVWVIVEAGGATNETASIIAKSGIRTIHVGIDQRMPNTWEDRSKLEVFMRLQALRVVKEEKLDGVVMFADDSNMHSMEFFDEIQNVKWFGTVSVGILAHSGNAEEMVLSMDKRKEMEKEAEEESSLLPVQGPACNSTDQLVGWHIFNTLPYAGKSAVYIDDVAAVLPQKLEWSGFVLNSRLLWEEAENKPEWVKDFGSLNENEGLESPLSLLKDPSMVEPLGSCGRQVLLWWLRVEARADSKFPPGWIIDPPLEITVAAKRTPWPDVPPEPPTKKKDQMPLSQGDNTVVVIPKQQQHSTKIRKPKRRSKRNKHEPKLTDTTQVSSSSSKRQERN